From one Cucurbita pepo subsp. pepo cultivar mu-cu-16 chromosome LG17, ASM280686v2, whole genome shotgun sequence genomic stretch:
- the LOC111779027 gene encoding probable protein phosphatase 2C 33 produces MGSCFSGERKNRKIVYSEIASTSHNDAVFTRKSSRRKITRRGCPVDDATREMSLHRVPGRMFLNGSTDNATLFTRQGKKGVNQDAMIVWENFGSKEDATFCGVFDGHGPFGHMVAKKVRDSLPLKLSAQWELDATRGNGQTEARCRVSPPTLINKDSEISHCDLARQDGYNDMYVNLKESFLKAFKVMDKELKLHPHIDCFSSGTTSVALVKQGRDLIIGNVGDSRAVLGTRDKSNSLIAVQLTVDLKPNLPREAERIRLCKGRIFALQSEPQIFRVWLPNSDCPGLAMARAFGDFCLKDFGLIAVPDVSYYHLSEKDEFVVLATDGVWDVLSNEEVVATVASSPRSSAARNLVDSATRAWRCKYPAAKVDDCAVVCLFLNSSETATAIPKEQEFTEEMETKFS; encoded by the exons ATGGGATCATGTTTCTCTGGGGAGCGCAAGAACCGAAAGATCGTTTATTCTGAGATCGCTTCCACTTCTCATAATGATGCCGTTTTTACCCGAAAGAGCTCCAGGAGGAAGATTACGAGAAGAGGTTGTCCCGTTGATGACGCTACAAGGGAGATGTCGCTTCATCGAGTTCCTGGCCGGATGTTTTTGAATGGATCAACTGATAATGCGACGCTCTTTACTAGGCAAGGCAAGAAAGGCGTTAATCAGGACGCTATGATTGTCTGGGAG aattttggtTCAAAAGAAGATGCAACCTTTTGCGGAGTCTTTGATGGACACGGTCCCTTTGGCCATATGGTTGCAAAGAAAGTCAGAGATTCTCTTCCTCTAAAACTGAGTGCTCAGTGGGAATTGGACGCTACCAGAGGGAATGGGCAAACTGAGGCGAGATGTCGAGTCTCTCCACCAACGCTGATTAACAAGGACTCTGAAATCTCTCATTGTGATCTTGCTCGTCAGGACGGTTACAATGACATGTATGTCAACTTGAAAGAGTCTTTTCTAAAGGCTTTTAAGGTGATGGACAAGGAGCTTAAACTACATCCTCATATTGATTGCTTTTCCAGTGGTACAACATCAGTTGCTTTGGTCAAACAG GGTCGGGATCTTATCATCGGAAATGTCGGGGACTCGAGGGCTGTATTAGGTACCAGAGATAAATCTAACTCTCTCATTGCAGTTCAGCTGACTGTGGACCTCAAGCCAAATCTTCCAA GGGAAGCTGAAAGGATCAGACTTTGCAAAGGAAGAATCTTTGCTCTTCAAAGTGAGCCTCAGATTTTTCGGGTTTGGCTTCCCAACAGTGATTGTCCTGGTCTTGCTATGGCCAGAGCCTTTGGAGATTTCTGTTTAAAAGACTTTGGCTTGATAGCCGTTCCTGACGTTTCTTATTATCATCTTTCGGAGAAAGATGAATTTGTGGTACTGGCTACAGATGGG GTTTGGGATGTTCTCTCAAATGAAGAGGTTGTGGCAACTGTTGCATCTTCTCCAAGATCCTCTGCAGCTCGTAACCTTGTGGATTCAGCTACTCGAGCATGGAGATGTAAGTACCCTGCTGCCAAGGTGGATGATTGTGCTGTAGTCTGCCTGTTCCTGAACTCTAGTGAGACCGCTACAGCGATACCTAAAGAGCAG GAGTTCACTGAGGAAATGGAAACTAAGTTCTCTTAA